Below is a genomic region from Pseudomonas berkeleyensis.
ATGCGCTCGTGCTAACGGTGGCGGACGATGGCCGGGGCCTCAGCGAGGCGGAGCAGGCACTGGTGTTCGAGGAGTTCCGTCAGCTCGACAATCCCGGTCGCAATGCCGAGCGCGGTCTCGGTCTGGGGCTGGCCATCGTGCGGCAACTGGCCGAGGTGCTGGAGCACCCCTTGCAGTTGCACTCCCAGCCTGGTGCTGGTGCACGCTTCGTCCTGCAGTTGCCGCTTGCCGAGGTGCCGGCGCAAGCGCCACGTGTCGATGCTGTGCAGGCATTGCACGGACGCATCCTGTTGCTCGAGGACGACGCCACCGGACGCGAAGCCTTGGCCGGTCTGCTGCGCCGCTGGGGCTGCGAGGTGCAGGCCTGCGCCGATCTGGCCAGTGCGTTGCAGGCCCTGCAGCAGGAGGCGCCGCAGTTGCTGATCAGCGACTATCGGTTGGCCGAGAAGGGGGATGGATTGCAGGCCATCGAGCGCTTGCGCGAGGCGGCCGGGCAGATGTTGCCGGCATTGCTGATCACGGCCGACCTGAGCCCTGAACTGCACGAGCGTTGTCTGCCGGCGCACGTCATTCCTCTGGGCAAGCCCTTGTTACCGGCGCGCTTGCGTCAGGTGCTGGCCACTCAGCTGCAAGTCCGCCCGGTGCTCAGCTGATCACAGCCAGCCACGCTGGCGAGCGGCGCTGACGCAGGCGGTGCGGGTGTGCACGGCGAAGGTTTCGAACAGCGCCTTGAGATGAGTTTTCACCGTGTCTTCGGCCAGGCCCAACTGACGGCTGATGGCCTTGTTCGGCAAACCTTCTGCCAGCAGTCGAAGAATCTCCAGCTGCCTGGGTGTCAGTGGTGAGGTGCTACTCGGTGCCGGCAGGGTTTCGCCCAGCAGGACGCGGGTTACCGCCTGGCGCAGGGCGTTGCCGTCGGAACTCTTGGGGATGAAGCCGAGGGCGCCGGCCGCCAGCGCGGCCTGGGCGTCGAGTGCCGAGTCGCTGGCACTGAGGATCGCCACCGGCGTGCTTTCGCCGCGTGCCAGCCAGCGTTGCAGCAGGTCGAGGCCCGGTTCGTCGGGCAGGCGCAGGTCGAGCAGGATCAGGTCGTAGCCATGCTGGCGCAGGCATTGCTCCGCTTCGGCAGCGTTATGCGCGGTATGGATCTGCACGTTCTGGCTCAGTGGCGACAGCGCCAGGGACAGGCCGTCGAGGAAGATGCGGTGGTCGTCGACCAGCAACAGGCGGAGGTTGTCGGGCAGGGTGGTGCAGAGGGCAGTCATGATGTTCTCACGCGGCTTTTATTGTTGTTCTGCCGCGTGAGTGTAGCCAATGCTGCGCTGCGATTAGAAGCGATAGCTGAGCGATGCCCCCAGGCCGTGCGCGCTGTTCTTGTAGCGTGCGCGGTAGTCGCCACGGGTCGCGCTCTGATGGTTCACGTCCACCGACTCTTCCTGCAGGTAGGAGTAGGCCACGTCGATGGTCATGTCCTGGGTCGGGCTCCAGCCGGCGCCGACGCTGAAGATGGTGCGGTCACCAGAGGGTACGCGTGGCGAGCGGTCGACGTTATTGATCGGTGACTGGTCGATGGCGATACCGGTGCGCAGCGTCCACTGCGGGTTGACCTTGTACGACAGGCCAATCGCGTGTGCCCAGGTGTCATGCCAGTTCTGTTCTTCGACGATGGTGGCGAGGTTGGCCGGCAGGGTGGTGGAGTCGTTCTCCACACGGATTTCCTTGAAACGGCTCCAGCGTGTCCAGGTGCTGCCGACATACAGCGTCAGGGCATCGTTCAGTTCGTGGGTGATGGACATGTCCACCGACTCGGGGGTGGTCAGATCCAGGTTGGCGTCGTACTTGCCGGCGATGCCCGCCAGCGCGCCGCTGCCGGAAACCCGCGTATCGCCTTCCAGTTCGTATTTCACTCGTGAGCGGTACACCAGGCCGGCGCGGGTTTGTGGCGTGAGCTCGTAGAGCACACCGACGTTGAAGCCGACGGCGGTGTCATCACCT
It encodes:
- a CDS encoding response regulator transcription factor — its product is MTALCTTLPDNLRLLLVDDHRIFLDGLSLALSPLSQNVQIHTAHNAAEAEQCLRQHGYDLILLDLRLPDEPGLDLLQRWLARGESTPVAILSASDSALDAQAALAAGALGFIPKSSDGNALRQAVTRVLLGETLPAPSSTSPLTPRQLEILRLLAEGLPNKAISRQLGLAEDTVKTHLKALFETFAVHTRTACVSAARQRGWL
- a CDS encoding OmpP1/FadL family transporter, which codes for MSKRLLKTGLAVAITATSSHGFASGFALNEQSISGMGTSFAGRSSSADDASTVFGNPAGMSRLKRDEVYVGAAVIHAKSDISNASANAGPLSLAGSNDGDMVPTTGVPMGYYVKPLDDKVAFGLGVYVPFGLMTDYESNFQGRYHANKSYVRVITVQPTLSYRFNDKLSVGFGPTFNHIEGELSSSVLNPLSPGSNDGKVKVKGDDTAVGFNVGVLYELTPQTRAGLVYRSRVKYELEGDTRVSGSGALAGIAGKYDANLDLTTPESVDMSITHELNDALTLYVGSTWTRWSRFKEIRVENDSTTLPANLATIVEEQNWHDTWAHAIGLSYKVNPQWTLRTGIAIDQSPINNVDRSPRVPSGDRTIFSVGAGWSPTQDMTIDVAYSYLQEESVDVNHQSATRGDYRARYKNSAHGLGASLSYRF